One genomic segment of Gemmatimonadota bacterium includes these proteins:
- the ispG gene encoding (E)-4-hydroxy-3-methylbut-2-enyl-diphosphate synthase — translation MEMTYPRRQTREVRVGNITVGGAHPIAVQSMITENTRDVAACVDAIVRLHELGCEIVRVTTPTLADAHSLREIKHTLDLRGVDVPLVADVHHQGTRIAEEVARSVDKVRINPGLFVFQRLADTIEYTQEEFEAARRKVEEDLAPVIEVCRERDIAMRIGVNHGSLSDRMTVTYGDTPLGMVESALEFIRVCEARDYRNLIVSLKASRVPVMIQANRLMASRMDEEGMDYPLHLGVTEAGDGEYARIKSTSGIGTLLAEGLGDTIRVSLAEDPANEIPVCYDILQSLGLRRTKVEFIACPSCGRTKFNLEHVLAEVKAATDHLAGLDIAVMGCIVNGPGEMADADYGYVGRANGIISLYRGRECVKMSVPQEQGVDELVGLIKSDGRWVDP, via the coding sequence ATGGAGATGACTTATCCGCGGCGACAGACGCGTGAAGTACGCGTAGGAAACATCACGGTCGGCGGCGCGCATCCGATTGCCGTGCAATCGATGATCACGGAGAACACGCGGGACGTGGCGGCGTGTGTGGATGCGATCGTCCGATTGCACGAACTCGGTTGTGAAATCGTGCGGGTGACCACGCCTACGCTGGCGGATGCCCACAGCCTGCGCGAAATCAAGCATACCCTCGACCTGAGGGGCGTGGACGTGCCCCTGGTCGCCGATGTCCATCATCAGGGCACCCGGATAGCCGAGGAAGTCGCCCGGTCCGTCGACAAAGTGCGAATCAACCCCGGCCTGTTCGTGTTCCAGCGGCTGGCCGATACCATCGAGTACACGCAGGAAGAATTCGAAGCGGCAAGACGGAAAGTGGAGGAAGACCTGGCGCCGGTTATCGAGGTCTGCCGGGAACGGGACATCGCCATGCGCATCGGCGTGAATCACGGGTCCCTGTCGGACCGCATGACGGTGACCTACGGAGACACGCCCCTCGGCATGGTGGAGTCCGCGCTGGAATTCATCCGGGTTTGTGAGGCCCGGGACTACCGAAACCTGATCGTTTCGCTCAAGGCGTCCCGCGTGCCCGTCATGATCCAGGCCAACCGGCTCATGGCGAGCCGTATGGACGAAGAAGGCATGGACTATCCCCTGCATCTCGGTGTCACCGAGGCCGGCGACGGCGAGTACGCCAGGATCAAGTCCACATCGGGAATCGGCACGCTGCTGGCCGAAGGGCTCGGTGACACCATCCGCGTATCACTCGCCGAGGATCCGGCCAACGAAATCCCGGTCTGTTACGATATCCTCCAATCGCTGGGCCTGCGCCGAACCAAGGTCGAGTTCATCGCATGTCCTTCCTGCGGGCGGACCAAGTTCAACCTGGAACACGTGCTGGCGGAAGTCAAGGCGGCTACCGACCACCTCGCGGGCCTCGATATCGCCGTCATGGGATGCATCGTCAACGGTCCCGGAGAGATGGCCGACGCCGATTACGGATATGTCGGACGGGCCAACGGGATCATCTCGCTCTACCGCGGGCGGGAATGCGTCAAGATGAGCGTTCCGCAGGAACAGGGTGTCGACGAACTGGTCGGCCTGATCAAATCGGACGGCCGCTGGGTTGATCCTTAG